One region of Chelonoidis abingdonii isolate Lonesome George chromosome 14, CheloAbing_2.0, whole genome shotgun sequence genomic DNA includes:
- the ZNF831 gene encoding zinc finger protein 831 isoform X2, whose protein sequence is MEAQRQPHSTVALADQPVKVSSLQAAQGSSSIRQSPVIFQQEQALPQTIYLKALTIPLYHPIQSGCYQSNNQLAAGGSSINLDSSNMPLILNPLLHSERIDQPQPVAQKQAGQTLTLNLVSSPVLPSSSCPNAPIGSPGKYKNARKYICKHCGRDCLKPSVLEKHIRSHTGERPFPCTTCGIAFKTQSNLYKHRRTQTHVNNTKLPSGSDNSGILEENEKATDSIMSYQGAKRDNNICEKQGAGTEQIISETNTTVDTKKFPSIISLPTLNALSLTSESQKITIDDSYWPEASQGASEREPMQEPQNLSSPVVLPDSLHQRKMIQEQRFSTANKHIQLQRQQATYSDKQWDCKLSDYKLKKCESTDSGYLSRSDSIEQQMLTSSPLHSLCEQSTELENETAFSGLRCTAGSSAKLDSAEKATALMLEKKKLEEHISKLISHNKAVVDDTQLDNVRPRKTVLSKQGSIDLPMPYTYKDSFHFDIRSLDVNRKKNLSLCSAKSTFTPIEKSKPLFFHSVPSQFSTTIDCVPVTRSNSLPFVESTRMAHDRVGSSKLPSLTRLPLNTSSSILLHSNNLATSSVDFPNSHPRALVRQTAVDDLPLSNAVYYYSPSEKMKETKKPGAGGEGVNAKCKKSTQRKLKMFSQEKWQMYGDETFKKIYQKLKSSQTAKKLNQRGEKATDNIGFSPDPKEAASDGGVIQPKDGRSSLSGNLSSPLTIPTTELNPVESKTCPIGDHLLHGVSAKENAGRFTDLMETAHSINAGEQSVISRTSPKHGCSNKHSSDKYTGGNNMLLAVSSQGMRLQLKQRASQLNSNLLNTDSLQMHNSQLEESCPGSESNTLVLDSENILKSDGENHSSKETSQHAQMAVRAHNCSSGESTQEFQKLPSERKKPKVDELKSGDNTALKSSSSPSSENNTVGETVKLIDCYSVHAISPALVKQSAKEGKQNSSIDINESISSAEGMEYEKTMKLHIEPIYYSDNTVNFLPQSTKISKASLSEFLVPELKKDNCSSFALSKVTDTGAKTCPVTAGARVPLHSGDDAGISSTTQNLELGQVTPPLKKNAFSPKYILKLPQEESTTDLSLLVEPGQESMPDVSLPVPITKTSCTINSRTVSADSSAVFLSPLEFELRHQARAVGLRWGVHRNWKALVPCSPVNSTTTNITSKIIDSFQNQSCRQKEIMKDTWKETEDKDNLSDRMQADEKWISTAVCSAQTTGKKVCFTSMYTGGFFISADIKGENQVLHHLHSRNNSLMMTSSSGKGATSSGDMEQKSLGWDTDGSSSGILKDTSPGSQDLQYSVRSMDNSNYFCHSFGTVYCHTLSTQHKELPALSQISLTCLSGNSRISSTKGSFPSLNAEPQLTWCCLTRSLPLPAEQKEKADSAYSSLHICKKKSDSEGTLSKCDFSFIEVKNISKTVPYGHTTRNLKTLVSSFSQGEQPQKYSSKAGGSGASENISEREKKEIFCRRKKFTTNKSKRSHKQKKMKINQKWSKGNHMHGYTQLKTNRLSKQHWLPNRTLDSLKKHQLLHTDNSLNRCEKCHPPASNLQDNYLPQQEELSCPTSDKPASKGNNQKKEDRNHKNNSGIFSPAGHSISFTQKGKLDGKDVTRPVKKHSRGNLFIQNLNATPGLPMVTYSCSSSAKAAMRQTNSDLDICCLVTQPLILQKSFPVEPSPNAHSDPVESSFWSFPFDLVGTGTCCQHVSMGSEVTAPFSLWPKADHKNILSLESQGQSFAALYPLVQTSGKEEHPMEGNSYSSLKEKLTPSSKTVCSALLGSKVNTLPETSITSTGLPSTANIQGINSSDNSPHGCMDKNGAYLQSDGHGRLNKTGTNTFKEPSFPFSPTESTASSETPSKTYKKRGLEMIRKQTRVEYDDTSSDDEDRLVIEI, encoded by the exons atggaggcacagaggcaACCCCATTCCACAGTTGCACTAGCTGATCAACCAGTTAAAGTTTCATCTCTTCAGGCTGCACAGGGTTCATCAAGTATAAGACAGAGTCCTGTGATTTTTCAGCAGGAACAAGCCCTGCCTCAGACTATATACCTGAAAGCCCTTACCATACCACTGTATCATCCTATCCAGTCAGGATGCTATCAGTCAAACAACCAGTTAGCAGCTGGTGGAAGCAGCATAAATCTAGACAGCAGTAATATGCCTTTAATCCTAAATCcacttctgcattcagagaggaTAGATCAGcctcagccagttgctcagaaaCAAGCAGGGCAAACTTTGACATTAAACCTAGTTAGTTCACCAGTTTTACCATCAAGTTCCTGTCCAAATGCACCTATTGGAAGCCCAGGGAAATACAAAAATGCCAGGAAGTACATTTGTAAACACTGCGGACGAGATTGCTTGAAGCCAAGTGTCCTGGAGAAACATATTCGCTcacacacaggggagaggccctttCCCTGCACCACCTGTGGTATTGCATTTAAAACTCAAAGCAATTTATATAAACACAGAAGAACCCAAACACACGTCAACAATACCAAGCTGCCCTCAGGCTCTGACAACAGTGGCATATTAGAGGAGAATGAGAAGGCAACAGACAGCATCATGTCATACCAGGGTGCAAAACGAGACAACAATATCTGTGagaagcagggggcagggactgaacaaataatttcagagactaaTACCACAGTGGACACTAAGAAATTTCCATCCATTATTTCACTGCCAACACTGAATGCTTTATCGCTTACATCAGAAAGTCAGAAGATAACAATTGACGATTCCTATTGGCCAGAGGCAAGTCAGGGTGCCTCTGAAAGAGAACCAATGCAAGAGCCCCAAAACCTATCTTCCCCAGTAGTTTTGCCAGACAGTCTACACCAGAGAAAGATGATACAGGAACAAAGATTCTCAACAGCAAACAAACATATTCAATTGCAAAGGCAACAAGCAACTTATTCAGATAAGCAATGGGACTGCAAACTATCTGACTATAAGCTAAAGAAGTGTGAGAGCACTGATTCTGGATATCTGTCACGCTCTGATAGTATAGAACAACAGATGTtgacctccagccccctgcatagTCTTTGTGAACAAAGCACCGAGCTAGAAAATGAAACTGCCTTCAGTGGCTTAAGGTGCACGGCAGGAAGTAGTGCAAAACTGGATTCAGCTGAGAAAGCAACAGCCTTGATGCTAGAGAAAAAgaagctggaagagcatatctCAAAACTGATCTCTCATAACAAAGCTGTGGTGGATGACACCCAATTAGACAATGTTAGACCCAGAAAAACAGTGCTTTCCAAGCAGGGCAGTATTGATCTGCCAATGCCTTACACATACAAAGACTCCTTCCATTTTGACATCAGATCTCTTGATGTCAACAGGAAAAAGAATCTTTCCCTTTGTTCCGCAAAATCTACCTTTACACCCATAGAAAAATCCAAGCCATTGTTTTTTCATTCAGTCCCCTCACAATTCTCGACAACAATAGACTGTGTGCCTGTTACAAGAAGCAACTCTTTGCCATTTGTAGAGAGCACAAGAATGGCACACGACAGAGTGGGTAGCTCAAAACTACCATCTCTCACTAGGCTACCCCTGAATACTAGCTCTTCTATCTTGTTGCATAGCAACAACCTTGCTACAAGTTCAGTGGATTTTCCTAACAGCCATCCCCGTGCACTTGTCAGACAAACAGCAGTGGATGATTTGCCACTAAGTAACGCAGTCTATTATTATTCTCCTTCTGAGAAGATGAAAGAAACTAAaaagcctggagctggaggagaaggagtgaACGCTAAATGTAAGAAGTCAactcaaaggaaattaaaaatgttCTCTCAGGAAAAATGGCAGATGTATGGTGATGAAACATTCAAGAAAATCTACCAAAAACTGAAAAGCAGTCAAACTGCCAAGAAACTGAATCAAAGGGGGGAAAAGGCAACAGACAATATAGGCTTCTCCCCTGATCCAAAGGAAGCAGCCAGTGATGGGGGGGTTATTCAGCCAAAAGATGGTAGGAGCTCTTTAAGTGGGAATCTTTCCTCCCCTCTGACCATTCCTACAACAGAATTAAACCCTGTGGAATCAAAAACCTGTCCCATTGGTGATCATTTACTGCACGGGGTTTCCgcaaaagagaatgcaggcagattTACAGACCTAATGGAAACAGCACATTCAATAAATGCTGGTGAACAGAGTGTAATAagcagaacttccccaaaacatgGCTGCAGCAACAAACATAGTTCAGATAAATATACAGGTGGCAACAATATGTTACTAGCTGTAAGCAGTCAGGGAATGAGGCTTCAGCTTAAGCAGAGAGCTAGTCAATTAAACTCTAACTTGCTGAACACTGATAGTCTGCAAATGCATAATAGTCAATTGGAAGAGTCATGTCCTGGGAGCGAATCAAATACCCTCGTATTAGatagtgaaaatattttaaaaagtgatggaGAAAACCACAGTAGTAAAGAAACTTCTCAACATGCACAGATGGCTGTAAGGGCACACAATTGCAGCAGTGGTGAATCTACACAGGAATTCCAAAAGCTAccatcagagagaaaaaaaccgaAAGTCGATGAGCTGAAGAGTGGAGATAATACAGCTTTAAAATCCAGTTCCAGCCCCAGCAGTGAAAATAATACAGTAGGTGAAACAGTGAAATTGATAGACTGTTATAGCGTACATGCCATCTCCCCAGCATTAGTTAAACAGTCAGCTAAAGAAGGAAAGCAGAATTCAAGCATAGACATTAATGAATCAATCAGCAGTGCTGAAGGCATGGAATATGAGAAAACCATGAAACTCCACATAGAACCCATATATTATAGTGATAATACTGTTAACTTTCTTCCACAATCAACAAAGATCTCAAAAGCTTCACTTTCTGAATTTCTGGTGCCTGAGTTAAAGAAAGATAATTGTAGTTCTTTTGCCTTAAGTAAGGTGACAGATACAGGAGCCAAAACATGTCCTGTGACAGCAGGAGCAAGAGTGCCACTTCATAGTGGTGATGATGCTGGTATATCTTCCACTACTCAAAATCTGGAGCTTGGTCAGGTAACTCCACCtctaaagaaaaatgcattttctccAAAGTACATCCTTAAATTACCGCAAGAAGAGAGTACTACAGACCTGTCACTTTTAGTGGAACCAGGGCAGGAGAGCATGCCTGATGTTTCTCTACCAGTTCCGATAACCAAAACTTCCTGCACTATCAACAGTAGGACAGTCAGTGCTGATTCCAGTGCTGTGTTTTTGTCCCCATTAGAATTTGAACTGAGACACCAGGCCAGAGCAGTAGGGCTAAGATGGGGTGTACATAGAAACTGGAAGGCTCTGGTACCTTGTTCACCAGTCAACTCAACAACAACTAATATCACATCCAAGATAATTGACAGCTTTCAGAACCAAAGCTGCAGGCAGAAGGAAATAATGAAAGACACCTGGAAAGAGACGGAGGATAAAGATAACTTAAGTGATCGAATGCAAGCAGACGAGAAGTGGATAAGTACAGCTGTTTGCTCTGCACAAACCACAGGGAAGAAAGTATGCTTTACTTCTATGTATACAGGTGGCTTTTTCATATCTGCAGACATCAAAGGAGAGAATCAGGTCTTACACCACCTTCATTCAAGAAATAACTCTTtaatgatgacatcttcatcaggCAAAGGGGCAACCTCTAGTGGGGACATGGAACAGAAAAGCCTGGGATGGGACACAGATGGTAGCTCTTCAGGCATCCTTAAGGACACTTCACCAGGGTCACAGGATTTACAGTATTCTGTTCGTTCAATGGACAATTCCAATTATTTTTGCCATTCCTTTGGCACAGTTTATTGCCACACCCTCAGTACTCAACATAAGGAACTCCCTGCACTGTCCCAAATCAGTTTGACTTGTCTCTCGGGAAACTCAAGGATCTCGAGCACAAAGGGTTCCTTCCCATCACTAAATGCTGAGCCTCAATTAACTTGGTGTTGTTTAACCAGAAGCCTTCCTCTACCTGCTGAGCAAAAGGAGAAGGCTGACTCTGCTTACTCTTCCTTGCACATCTGCAAGAAAAAATCTGATAGTGAAGGCACATTGTCAAAATGTGACTTTTCTTTTATCGAAGTGAAAAATATCAGCAAGACTGTGCCCTATGGCCACACCACTAGGAATTTAAAAACACTAGTTTCATCCTTTTCACAGGGAGAACAGCCACAGAAG TACAGTTCAAAGGCTGGAGGAAGTGGAGCTTCAGAAAATATTTCAGAGCgagagaagaaagaaatattttgcagAAGGAAAAAATTCACAACAAATAAATCCAAGAGGAgccataaacagaaaaaaatgaaaatcaaccaAAAATG GTCCAAAGGGAACCACATGCACGGATATACTCAGTTGAAAACTAACAGGCTGAGCAAGCAACACTGGCTTCCAAACAGGACACTAGATTCTCTGAAAAAGCATCAGCTGCTCCACACAGACAATAGCCTTAATCGATGTGAGAAATGCCACCCTCCTGCATCAAATTTGCAAG ACAATTATCTCCCGCAGCAAGAGGAGCTATCTTGCCCCACCTCAGACAAGCCAGCGTCCAAAGGGAATAATCAGAAGAAAGAAGACAGGAATCACAAAAATAACTCAGGAATATTTTCACCAGCTGGGCATTCAATCAGCTTCACACAAAAAGGCAAACTGGATGGAAAA GATGTTACTAGACCAGTCAAGAAACACTCAAGAGGCAATCTCTTTATTCAGAACCTTAATGCAACTCCAGGATTACCTATGGTAACATACTCATGTTCATCATCAGCTAAAGCAGCCATGCGACAAACCAACAGTGACCTGGACATCTGCTGTTTAGTGACTCAACCTCTCATACTTCAGAAATCATTTCCAGTGGAGCCATCACCAAATGCTCATTCTGACCCTGTGGAGTCCTCTTTTTGGTCTTTTCCTTTTGATTTAGTAGGCACAGGCACATGCTGCCAGCATGTGAGTATGGGTTCAGAGGTTACTGCTCCTTTTTCCTTATGGCCAAAAGCTGACCACAAAAATATACTCAGTTTAGAGTCACAAGGTCAAAGTTTTGCTGCATTATACCCATTGGTCCAGACCTCAGGAAAGGAGGAACATCCAATGGAAGGAAATTCATACTCATCTCTGAAGGAGAAACTTACTCCTAGTTCCAAAACTGTGTGTTCAGCTTTATTGGGATCAAAGGTAAACACCCTTCCTGAGACATCAATCACAAGTACTGGCTTACCTAGCACAGCTAATATACAGGGGATAAACTCTTCTGATAACAGTCCTCATGGATGCATGGACAAGAATGGAGCCTACTTACAATCAGATGGCCATGGAAGACTTAATAAAACTGGCACTAATACTTTTAAAGAGCCCTCATTTCCCTTCAGTCCCACAGAGTCCACAGCTAGCTCTGAAACACCTtccaaaacatacaaaaaaagaGGTTTAGAGATGATAAGGAAACAAACCCGAGTGGAATACGATGACACAAGCAGTGATGATGAAGACAGGCTAGTTATAGAAATATAG